The Streptomyces sp. NBC_01275 genome has a segment encoding these proteins:
- the purN gene encoding phosphoribosylglycinamide formyltransferase, translating into MAAKPVAKRLVVLVSGSGTNLQALLDEIAAVGAQTYGAEIVAVGADRDGIEGLARAERAGIPTFVRRVKDYGTREEWDAALAEAVASYEPHLVVSAGFMKIVGKEFLARYGGRFVNTHPALLPSFPGAHGVRDALAYGVRVTGCTVHFVDDGVDTGPIIAQGVVEVRDEDDESALHERIKEVERRLLVEVVGRIARNGHRIEGRKVVIQ; encoded by the coding sequence GTGGCCGCCAAGCCCGTGGCCAAGCGCCTGGTCGTGCTGGTCTCCGGATCCGGTACGAATCTGCAGGCACTCCTCGACGAGATCGCCGCCGTCGGCGCGCAGACCTACGGCGCCGAGATCGTGGCCGTGGGCGCGGACCGGGACGGCATCGAGGGGCTCGCCCGTGCCGAGCGCGCCGGGATCCCCACCTTCGTGCGCCGGGTCAAGGACTACGGGACCCGCGAGGAGTGGGACGCCGCCCTCGCCGAGGCCGTCGCCTCCTACGAGCCGCACCTGGTGGTGTCCGCCGGGTTCATGAAGATCGTGGGGAAGGAGTTCCTGGCGAGGTACGGCGGGCGGTTCGTCAACACGCATCCCGCCCTGCTCCCCAGTTTCCCGGGCGCCCACGGCGTGCGCGACGCTCTCGCGTACGGCGTGCGGGTCACCGGCTGCACCGTCCACTTCGTCGACGACGGCGTCGACACCGGGCCGATCATCGCGCAGGGCGTGGTCGAGGTCCGGGACGAGGACGACGAGAGCGCTCTGCACGAGCGCATCAAGGAAGTCGAGCGAAGGCTGCTCGTCGAGGTCGTGGGGCGGATCGCCCGTAACGGCCATCGCATTGAGGGACGAAAGGTAGTTATCCAGTGA
- a CDS encoding DUF6350 family protein, with the protein MTVVIQMTVRRLSLSPLLGRIRDRSPGLAAAVAGGALAAGLGLGSFAALVMMLWISSPYPDSGPGGALHVAAGLWLLAHGAELVRTDTLSGVSAPVGVTPLLLFVLPVWLVHRAARDAMAEGDDDGDDGDPGDHGGVQVSAPTAWAGVVLGYLAVGSGAALYAAGGVLRPSWAWTGVCVPAVAVLAAGAGVWTACGRPRGPVAADGALPRRMRRILFGDLGDLGGGVGDDGRDWLGTALRAAGAGAAVLVGGGALLVAVSSVWHSDIARGAFLQLTEGWSGRFAVLLLCVALVPNAAVWGAAYALGPGYVLGSGHVVAPLSSDPAPLLPPFPLLAAVPEPGAGTWVNWAAGTVPVLAGVTVGVFVARAAGGGVEGAGWSRRRTAGGAVVAGAVCGVVLGGLAVLAGGPLGVGALARFGPVWWQVGGAVTAWVVGVGVPVAVWARGWRSRRRGPVGPVGFWRREAAVVAAVAALEGVAGAGAGAGGAAAVEQVEVYDDEGDGFGYEPYDFAAVEAGEGLEAMEGPVWLGDAAREIRWAALREVGEELPREGEGDLEGHGHGQGPGEGQGPGQGEGQRQGQRQGQDQGQDQGQGGA; encoded by the coding sequence ATGACGGTCGTGATCCAGATGACCGTTCGTCGACTGTCGTTGTCGCCCCTGCTCGGCCGGATCCGCGACCGATCGCCCGGACTGGCCGCCGCCGTTGCGGGCGGCGCGCTGGCGGCCGGGCTGGGGCTCGGTTCGTTCGCCGCGCTCGTGATGATGCTGTGGATCAGTTCGCCGTATCCCGACAGCGGGCCGGGCGGGGCACTGCACGTCGCCGCCGGGCTGTGGCTGCTCGCGCACGGCGCGGAACTGGTGCGCACCGACACGCTGTCCGGGGTGTCGGCGCCGGTCGGCGTCACGCCGTTGCTGCTGTTCGTGCTGCCGGTATGGCTGGTGCACCGGGCGGCGCGGGACGCGATGGCCGAGGGCGACGACGACGGCGACGACGGCGACCCGGGCGACCACGGCGGGGTGCAGGTGAGCGCCCCTACCGCCTGGGCGGGTGTCGTGCTCGGGTATCTCGCCGTGGGCTCGGGCGCCGCGCTCTACGCGGCCGGCGGGGTGCTGCGCCCCTCGTGGGCGTGGACGGGCGTGTGCGTGCCGGCGGTCGCCGTGCTCGCGGCGGGCGCGGGGGTGTGGACGGCGTGCGGTCGGCCTCGCGGGCCGGTGGCGGCGGACGGGGCGCTGCCTCGCCGGATGCGGCGGATTCTGTTCGGAGACCTCGGGGATCTCGGGGGCGGGGTCGGGGACGACGGGCGGGACTGGCTCGGCACCGCGCTGCGGGCCGCGGGGGCCGGGGCCGCGGTGCTCGTCGGGGGCGGGGCGCTGCTGGTCGCCGTGTCGTCGGTGTGGCACTCGGACATCGCCCGCGGGGCGTTTCTCCAGCTGACGGAGGGCTGGTCGGGGCGGTTCGCGGTGCTGCTGCTGTGCGTGGCGCTGGTGCCCAACGCGGCGGTGTGGGGCGCGGCGTATGCGCTGGGGCCCGGGTACGTCCTCGGGTCCGGGCATGTGGTCGCGCCGCTGTCCTCCGATCCCGCGCCGCTGCTGCCGCCGTTTCCGCTGCTGGCGGCGGTGCCGGAGCCGGGGGCGGGGACCTGGGTGAACTGGGCGGCTGGGACGGTGCCGGTGCTGGCCGGTGTGACGGTGGGGGTGTTCGTGGCACGGGCGGCCGGTGGGGGCGTGGAGGGGGCCGGGTGGTCGCGGCGGAGGACCGCCGGGGGTGCGGTGGTGGCCGGCGCGGTGTGTGGGGTGGTGCTCGGAGGGCTCGCGGTGTTGGCGGGCGGGCCGCTGGGGGTGGGGGCGCTGGCGCGGTTCGGGCCGGTGTGGTGGCAGGTGGGGGGCGCGGTGACCGCGTGGGTCGTGGGGGTGGGGGTGCCGGTGGCCGTCTGGGCGCGGGGATGGCGGTCGCGGCGGCGGGGGCCGGTGGGGCCGGTGGGTTTCTGGCGACGGGAGGCCGCTGTGGTGGCTGCGGTGGCGGCGCTGGAAGGTGTGGCGGGGGCGGGGGCGGGGGCGGGGGGTGCGGCGGCGGTGGAGCAGGTCGAGGTGTACGACGACGAGGGCGACGGATTCGGGTACGAGCCGTACGACTTTGCCGCCGTTGAGGCGGGGGAGGGGCTCGAGGCGATGGAGGGGCCGGTGTGGCTCGGGGACGCCGCTCGGGAGATTCGGTGGGCGGCCTTGCGGGAGGTGGGCGAGGAGTTGCCGAGGGAGGGGGAAGGAGACCTGGAAGGCCACGGCCACGGCCAAGGCCCAGGCGAAGGTCAAGGCCCAGGCCAAGGCGAAGGTCAGCGCCAAGGCCAGCGCCAAGGCCAAGATCAAGGCCAAGATCAAGGCCAAGGCGGGGCGTAG